In Erigeron canadensis isolate Cc75 chromosome 1, C_canadensis_v1, whole genome shotgun sequence, a single window of DNA contains:
- the LOC122601338 gene encoding ORM1-like protein 3, producing MMANLYVKAVPPTDLNRNTEWFMYPGVWTTYILILFFAWLVVLSVTGCSPGMAWTTVNLGHALVTYHFFHWKKGTPFADDQGIYNRLTWWEQIDSGKQLTRNRKFLTVVPVVLYLIASHTTDYQNPMLFLNTLAVFVLVIAKFPHMHKVRIFGINAEE from the exons ATGATGGCAAACTTATATGTAAAAGCAGTACCGCCAACGGATCTAAACCGGAATACTGAATGGTTCATGTATCCGGGTGTATGGACCACTTATATTCTCATTTTGTTTTTTGCTTGGCTCGTTGTTCTTTCCGTCACCGGTTGTTCTCCCGGCATGGCCTGGACCACCGTTAATCTAGGTCACGCTCTG GTTACATATCATTTCTTCCACTGGAAGAAGGGAACACCGTTTGCTGATGATCAAGGTATCTACAACAGGTTGACATGGTGGGAGCAAATTGATAGTGGCAAGCAACTCACTCGCAACAGGAAGTTTCTTACTGTTGTACCTGTGGTGCT GTACTTGATTGCATCTCACACAACTGACTATCAGAACCCGATGCTCTTCTTGAACACATTAGCGGTTTTTGTGCTAGTGATCGCAAAGTTCCCTCACATGCACAAGGTCCGGATTTTTGGAATCAATGCTGAAGAGTGA